From a region of the Pan paniscus chromosome 19, NHGRI_mPanPan1-v2.0_pri, whole genome shotgun sequence genome:
- the PIPOX gene encoding peroxisomal sarcosine oxidase isoform X4, with protein MMHECYQIWAQLEHEAGTQLHRQTGLLLLGMKENQELKTIQANLSRQRVEHQCLSSEELKQRFPNIRLPRGEVGLLDNSGGVIYAYKALRALQDAIRQLGGIVRDGEKVVEINPGLLVTVKTTSRSYQAKSLVITAGPWTNQLLRPLGIELPLQTLRINVCYWREMVPGSYGVSQAFPCFLWLGLCPHHIYGLPTGEYPGLMKVSYHHGNHADPEERDCPTARTDIGDVQILSSFVRDHLPDLKPEPAVIESCMYTNTPDEQFILDRHPKYDNIIIGAGFSGHGFKLAPVVGKILYELSMKLTPSYDLAPFRISRFPSLGKAHL; from the exons GCAGACTGGATTACTGCTGCTGGGAATGAAAGAGAACCAAGAATTAAAGACAATCCAGGCCAATCTGTCGAGGCAGAGGGTAGAACACCAGTGTCTTTCATCTGAGGAACTGAAGCAACGTTTCCCAAATATTCGGTTGCCCAGGGGAGAAGTGGGGCTCTTGGACAATTCCGGAGGAGTTATCTATGCATATAAGGCCCTCAGAGCCCTGCAG GATGCAATTCGACAGCTAGGAGGCATAGTGCGTGACGGAGAGAAGGTGGTGGAGATAAACCCAGGGCTACTGGTCACGGTGAAAACCACCTCCAGGAGCTACCAAGCTAAGAGCTTGGTCATCACAGCAGGTCCTTGGACCAACCAGCTCCTCCGTCCCCTGGGCATTGAGCTGCCTCTCCAG ACCCTGCGGATCAACGTGTGTTACTGGCGAGAGATGGTTCCTGGGAGCTATGGTGTGTCCCAGGCCTTTCCGTGCTTCCTGTGGCTGGGCTTGTGTCCCCACCACATCTACGGACTGCCCACAGGAGAGTACCCAGGGCTGATGAAG GTCAGCTATCACCACGGCAACCACGCAGACCCTGAGGAGCGGGACTGCCCCACAGCACGCACAGACATCGGAGACGTCCAGATCCTGAGCAGCTTTGTCAGAGATCACTTACCTGATCTGAAGCCCGAGCCTGCTGTCATTGAGAGCTGCATGTACACG AATACCCCTGATGAGCAGTTCATTCTCGATCGCCACCCAAAGTATGACAACATTATCATTGGTGCTGGATTCTCCG GGCACGGGTTCAAGCTGGCCCCTGTGGTGGGGAAGATCCTGTATGAATTAAGCATGAAATTAACACCATCTTATGACTTGGCACCTTTTCGAATCAGCCGTTTCCCAAGCCTGGGCAAAGCCCACCTTTGA